In Haloplanus rubicundus, one DNA window encodes the following:
- a CDS encoding HalX domain-containing protein: protein MTSSPPHILVVEDETELAELFAEWLSEEYDVEVATDGETALELVDDDTDVVLLDRLMPGLSGDEVLESIRERGLDCRVAMVTAVEPDFDVLSMGFDDYVVKPLFRADIQRLVRGLLERDAYDRQLSELFSAVSKLAALESHKEPDELADSDEYQQLKAELERTRERVEQLEADMNEEDFEAVFYDFDRIDL, encoded by the coding sequence ATGACCTCGTCACCACCCCACATCCTCGTCGTCGAGGACGAAACCGAACTGGCCGAACTGTTCGCCGAGTGGCTTTCGGAGGAGTACGACGTCGAGGTGGCGACGGATGGGGAGACGGCGCTGGAGCTGGTCGACGACGACACCGACGTGGTGTTGCTCGACCGACTGATGCCCGGGCTCTCGGGCGACGAGGTGCTGGAATCGATCCGGGAGCGCGGCCTCGACTGCCGGGTGGCGATGGTGACCGCAGTCGAACCCGACTTCGACGTTCTCAGTATGGGCTTCGACGACTACGTCGTCAAACCACTGTTCCGGGCGGACATCCAGCGACTCGTCCGGGGACTGCTCGAACGCGACGCGTACGACCGACAGCTCTCGGAGCTGTTCTCGGCGGTTTCGAAACTTGCTGCGCTCGAATCCCACAAGGAGCCGGACGAACTGGCCGACAGCGATGAGTACCAGCAACTCAAAGCGGAGCTAGAGCGAACTCGCGAGCGGGTCGAACAGCTCGAGGCGGACATGAACGAGGAGGACTTCGAGGCCGTCTTCTACGACTTCGACCGGATCGACCTGTGA
- a CDS encoding DUF7475 family protein codes for MSVSNTQASDTLLSLPENPMGYVAILLAAVTGVIHLFLAPQVIGFSQTLAILFGLNGAGFVGGILVYLTRYWRRELYLVAAGYALVTVLAFFAFQGFGVDAFYRQGSLNTMAVVSKAVEGLFAVVAAYLYTSTDA; via the coding sequence ATGAGCGTGAGCAACACGCAAGCGAGCGATACCCTGCTGAGCCTCCCGGAGAACCCGATGGGCTACGTGGCGATCCTACTCGCGGCGGTGACGGGGGTGATCCACCTCTTCCTGGCGCCGCAGGTGATCGGCTTCAGTCAGACCCTCGCCATCCTCTTTGGCCTCAACGGGGCCGGGTTCGTCGGTGGCATCCTCGTCTACCTGACCCGGTACTGGCGCCGTGAACTCTACCTCGTCGCCGCCGGCTACGCCCTCGTGACGGTGCTCGCCTTCTTCGCGTTCCAGGGCTTCGGCGTCGACGCCTTCTACCGACAGGGGAGTCTGAACACGATGGCCGTCGTCTCCAAAGCCGTAGAGGGCCTGTTCGCCGTCGTCGCCGCGTATCTCTACACGAGCACCGACGCCTAG
- a CDS encoding FAD-binding oxidoreductase produces the protein MHHDTTFVDDLGLDPDQISVADADREQRSHDWGTAREDGVRPDVVVWPESTADVASIMRAATEHGVPVTPYAAGTSLEGNAVPIHGGITLDMTRMDAVLDVRPDDLQVDVQPGILGDDVNEAVAKHGLFLPALPSSGAISTIGGMLANDASGMKTVKYGEVSDWVLGMEVVLPTGEVITTGSRAVKTSSGYDLGDIIVGSEGTLGVITRVTIKLAGRPAQVRGGRAHFETLDDAANAVFDAVRSGVDVAKIELIDRLSAAMSNAHLDTDLPDVPMVFVEFHANHGIEEEIDFCRSVFEAHNVTSFEVAENDRGMDELWAARRELAEALEPYEKHLSPLTPGDVTVPISEYPGIIRYAKELAEAEDFLIPCFGHAGDGNLHYAVMVDKDDPDHVARGKEVSRKIVERAIELGGTSTGEHGIGLGKQDYLVAEHGEAAVDAMRSIKKALDPAGIMNPGKVFDGPDT, from the coding sequence ATGCACCACGATACCACGTTCGTCGACGACCTGGGACTCGACCCGGACCAGATTTCGGTGGCCGACGCCGACCGCGAGCAGCGCTCCCACGACTGGGGGACGGCGCGCGAGGACGGCGTCCGCCCCGACGTGGTCGTCTGGCCGGAGTCAACGGCGGACGTGGCGTCGATCATGCGGGCGGCGACCGAACACGGCGTCCCCGTCACGCCCTACGCCGCGGGCACGAGCCTGGAGGGCAACGCCGTCCCGATCCACGGCGGGATCACGCTCGACATGACGCGGATGGACGCCGTGTTGGACGTCCGCCCGGACGACCTGCAGGTGGACGTCCAGCCGGGCATCCTCGGCGACGACGTGAACGAGGCGGTGGCGAAACACGGGCTCTTCCTCCCCGCGCTCCCCTCTTCCGGCGCCATCTCGACCATCGGCGGCATGCTCGCCAACGACGCCAGCGGGATGAAGACCGTAAAATACGGCGAGGTGAGCGACTGGGTGCTGGGGATGGAGGTCGTCCTCCCGACGGGCGAGGTGATCACGACCGGAAGCCGCGCGGTCAAGACGTCGAGTGGCTACGACCTCGGCGACATCATCGTCGGCAGCGAGGGCACCCTCGGGGTCATCACCCGGGTGACGATCAAGTTGGCCGGGCGACCCGCGCAGGTTCGGGGCGGGCGCGCCCACTTCGAGACGCTCGACGACGCCGCCAACGCCGTCTTCGACGCCGTCCGCTCGGGCGTCGACGTGGCGAAAATCGAACTCATCGACCGCCTGAGCGCCGCGATGTCGAACGCGCATCTCGACACCGACCTCCCCGACGTGCCGATGGTGTTCGTCGAGTTCCACGCCAACCACGGCATCGAGGAGGAGATCGACTTCTGCCGGTCGGTGTTCGAAGCCCACAACGTGACGAGTTTCGAGGTGGCCGAGAACGACCGCGGGATGGACGAACTGTGGGCGGCGCGCCGGGAACTCGCCGAGGCCCTCGAACCGTACGAGAAGCACCTCTCGCCGCTCACACCCGGCGACGTGACCGTCCCCATCAGCGAGTATCCGGGCATCATCCGCTACGCGAAGGAACTGGCCGAAGCGGAGGACTTCCTAATCCCCTGCTTCGGCCACGCCGGCGACGGTAACCTCCACTACGCGGTGATGGTGGACAAAGACGACCCGGACCACGTCGCCCGTGGGAAGGAGGTGTCCCGCAAAATCGTCGAGCGCGCCATCGAACTCGGCGGCACGTCGACCGGCGAGCACGGCATCGGCCTCGGCAAGCAGGACTACCTCGTCGCCGAACACGGCGAGGCCGCGGTGGACGCCATGCGCTCGATCAAGAAGGCGCTCGATCCGGCGGGGATCATGAACCCCGGCAAGGTGTTCGACGGCCCGGACACCTAG
- a CDS encoding type IV pilin, with amino-acid sequence MFRCSAEDRSVAPVIAVTLLVALVVVLATTVSGFVLTNETDVPPPAPQISVSHTTVPDGDERTVAVTLDAGDAVATDQLYVAGSKPLDIGGPPGSAMAADDGDASARENFAETAAGDPQVSIGAQWEASETVYLDPKGSADGVTIEIYWNTEPVQGDDPGTVTGDDAYLIAEFRV; translated from the coding sequence GTGTTTCGGTGTTCCGCCGAGGACCGGAGCGTCGCACCGGTCATCGCGGTGACGTTGCTCGTCGCACTCGTCGTCGTACTCGCCACGACGGTGTCCGGGTTCGTCCTCACGAACGAGACGGACGTGCCCCCGCCCGCCCCACAGATCAGCGTCTCACACACGACGGTCCCCGACGGGGACGAGCGGACGGTGGCGGTCACCCTCGACGCCGGCGACGCCGTGGCCACCGACCAACTCTACGTGGCCGGCTCGAAACCATTGGATATCGGAGGGCCGCCCGGGAGCGCCATGGCCGCGGACGACGGGGACGCCAGCGCCCGGGAGAACTTCGCCGAAACCGCGGCCGGCGACCCACAGGTCAGTATCGGTGCGCAGTGGGAAGCCAGCGAGACGGTGTATCTCGACCCCAAGGGGTCGGCCGACGGCGTGACGATCGAGATTTACTGGAACACCGAGCCGGTGCAGGGTGACGATCCCGGGACGGTGACGGGCGACGACGCCTACCTGATCGCGGAGTTCAGGGTCTGA
- a CDS encoding DUF5795 family protein: MTNRVVQGRMVTAERLAELIEGDPPMEADAIEDADRQCPDCDGDVLAVAYMPSVTELITGYKCQECDWSATDR; encoded by the coding sequence ATGACGAACCGCGTCGTGCAGGGTCGGATGGTGACCGCCGAACGCCTGGCCGAACTGATCGAGGGCGACCCGCCCATGGAGGCCGACGCCATCGAGGACGCCGACCGCCAGTGTCCGGACTGCGACGGCGACGTCCTCGCCGTCGCGTATATGCCCTCCGTCACGGAACTGATCACGGGCTACAAATGCCAGGAGTGCGACTGGTCGGCCACCGACCGATAA